One window from the genome of Alkalihalobacillus sp. LMS6 encodes:
- the mecA gene encoding adaptor protein MecA, which yields MEIERVNESTIRFFITYKDIEERGFERDEIWYNRERGEELFYDMMNEASDRDDFELDGPLWIQVHAHDKGLEILVTRGQISDGNMKLEIPVKEDDLEDKDVDLDEINKQVDSQYDQLEIIIGFRELEDVISLSHSVQPDHVPNSLYHYEGRYFLHIHFSNDHYTEDEQDNLLSRMLEYGYESELTIYRLKEYGKEIAVDNALDVMKTAF from the coding sequence ATGGAGATTGAACGCGTAAACGAGTCAACAATCCGATTTTTTATTACGTATAAAGATATTGAGGAACGTGGTTTCGAACGTGATGAGATCTGGTATAATCGTGAACGAGGAGAAGAACTCTTTTATGACATGATGAATGAAGCAAGCGATCGTGATGATTTTGAACTTGACGGTCCATTGTGGATTCAAGTTCATGCACACGACAAAGGCTTAGAAATTCTCGTGACGCGTGGCCAAATTTCTGATGGGAATATGAAGCTTGAAATTCCAGTTAAAGAAGACGACTTGGAAGACAAAGACGTCGATCTTGATGAGATAAATAAACAAGTGGATTCTCAGTATGATCAGCTTGAAATTATTATTGGCTTTAGAGAACTAGAAGATGTCATTTCATTGAGTCATTCTGTTCAGCCTGATCATGTGCCAAATAGTTTATACCACTATGAAGGGCGTTACTTCTTGCACATCCATTTCAGCAATGATCATTATACTGAGGATGAACAAGATAATTTGTTAAGTCGAATGCTCGAATATGGGTATGAGTCAGAATTGACGATTTATCGTTTAAAAGAATACGGAAAAGAAATTGCTGTTGACAATGCACTAGATGTAATGAAGACAGCGTTTTAA